The genome window TGAGCAGTCGCTTGAAAAGCCTCATAATTATGTCCGAATAGCCAAACAGTATTTGCTCTTTACAATGGAGTTTAATTTTGCTATTGATAAAATGAGTGTAGAGATGTTTATAGAAAAAAAAGCTCCTGTTTATAAAACGGCTTGTCGAAAATTCTTGAAATTTGCTGAAAAGAATGAAATTCATAGAGTTTTTGATGATTCTACACCAAATTATAAAGGCAACAAACTGGTTTTGGCATTTCTTGCTAATGCACAACTGAGCGAAAATAGCAAAGAAACCTATGCTAGAGCATTGCACGAATTTTATTCTTTTCTGAATGAAAAAGCTCTTCCTCCTAACAAAGAAGCTGTTTTAGCTTTTATCCAACAATGTAGAAACAACGGACTGAGTCCACACACTACCAATACTTATATTTCAGCTATCAAGCAGTTTGTAAAATACTGTATTCTTAAGCGAGAAGATTTGAAAATTGATAGTAGAATGGTAGAACAAATGCGTGATGTGGCATACATAAAAATCTTGAAAACGGGTGGTACAACAAAAAAATACGCTAAAGATTCGCTCACAGAAGAGGAAAGAAATCATTTATTAAATAGCATCACCAACCCAAAAGACAAAGTCATTATTGCACTTATGGCATATCAAGGCTTGCGAACCATAGAGGTAGTTCGTCTTTCTTGGAAAGATATAAAAGTAGAGCAAGGTAAAAATTATTTAGCTGTTTGGGGGAAAGGACGAGAAGAAAAAGAACTGATTCCACTTTTGCCAGAATGCCACAAAATTTTGATAGACTATCAAATTTCGATTACTCGTCCAGAAGGAAGTATGTTTGCCTACAAAGAAACCAGTAGCATACGAAAAATTACGAACAAATGGCTCAAAGCAGCAGGACTAAAACGTGATAATGTTTCTGCACACAGTTTGCGCCACACAGTAGCCCAGCTTATGTTAGACAAAGGCATTCCAAAACCAATGGTTCAGCGTTTTCTGCGCCACAAATCCGAATCTATGACCAGTACCTACACAGCCAAGCAAGAAGATAGAGAATTTTTGAATTATGAGTTTTAGAATGAACTTATAAGAACCAACCTTCCTTTACCAAGTTAGGGTAGTTATTTATATCAATTCCTTGAAACTTACTAATAAATTTTTTGTCAAACATATCAGGCAAAAGATACGCACCATAAATTTGACTATTATCATTAGAGTTTTTAAGTAATTCAACGCATTGTTCTTTACTAAAGTCTGTCATTATCAAATCTAATGCTACACTTCGCTTGATAGCTTTATCAAAAGTATTACTAGATAAGAAATGAGATATTATTTTTTGTTTGAACTCATTATCAAAACCATTATCATAAAATAGTTTTTTTATTGCACTTATAACATTCTTTCTTAGCAAAAAGTCTAAATCTTCGTTATTCAAATCATTTACATAATCTAATAATGAAGGATAAAGAAACCAACAGATACTTTTCTCTTTATTGTTTTTAACGTATTTTGTGTATAACTCTTGAAATGCACTATCTAATTTGTCAAATATTTTATGATGTTTAAAAAGTAGTATAGCTAATCGTAGAAAATTCTTTTTTTTAATATTACTATAATATTCCTTTTCCTTCTCAATTTGCACAATAAATAAATTAGGCTTTAAGGATAGTATTGCTCTTAATGCTAAAAAATTTATGTTTCTATTTTCATTGGATGGTTCATTGTCAAGAGTAAAAGTTACTTTCCACAAACTTCGAAAAAGTTTAGTCAAACTCTCATCTTTCATTTTACTGATATATCTTGAGTGAATGTATGAAGTAATAAGACTTAAGTCATTTCCCAATGTATCTTTGACTTCAGCTAGGTCAGTAATAAATGTTTCAAATATTCTATTAGAAAAATAAGGTGGTTGAGTAAATACTCTATCTA of Bernardetia sp. contains these proteins:
- a CDS encoding tyrosine-type recombinase/integrase → MENTNTNQSLSRVSRNTFGINQTVKYFEQSLEKPHNYVRIAKQYLLFTMEFNFAIDKMSVEMFIEKKAPVYKTACRKFLKFAEKNEIHRVFDDSTPNYKGNKLVLAFLANAQLSENSKETYARALHEFYSFLNEKALPPNKEAVLAFIQQCRNNGLSPHTTNTYISAIKQFVKYCILKREDLKIDSRMVEQMRDVAYIKILKTGGTTKKYAKDSLTEEERNHLLNSITNPKDKVIIALMAYQGLRTIEVVRLSWKDIKVEQGKNYLAVWGKGREEKELIPLLPECHKILIDYQISITRPEGSMFAYKETSSIRKITNKWLKAAGLKRDNVSAHSLRHTVAQLMLDKGIPKPMVQRFLRHKSESMTSTYTAKQEDREFLNYEF